From the genome of Thermogutta terrifontis, one region includes:
- a CDS encoding ASKHA domain-containing protein yields MSEQRVELAIQPLDKTASVTPGTPFLEIARQLGVPLNLPCGGEGHCGKCRIRVVHGTAPTTQADLRHLSPEEIAEGHRLACQLVVTSPLVVIIPPEALATGHHQILTSRGELRLRKGTPPFYKHLITRLDTSEARSLVDRIHRQTGAQPLTFSAIAELARYAHTEHTLTALVAEKSIVGFEPGDTRERNFGLAFDLGTTTLVASLVDVNAATPIAVAARLNPQTQFGDDVISRIQFACERPDGLQQLQHAVCQALNDLAQTVIRDAGISRNEIYQAACAGNTTMQHLLCGFHPFSLGRYPFTPVTLGSVSCQARDIGLELHPECHLYVFPAIGGFVGGDTVAGVLTSGLLEGETPALLVDLGTNGEIVVYDGQNLHAAATAAGPAFEGAKISSGMRATQGAIEHVWRDEGGELRYRVIGNQRPTGMCGSALLDLLAILLDAGIIDPQGRLTGCNARPEIAGSLGCGPLCERIVVHEGRPAFLVVPGEETSSGQPILLTQQDVRQLQLAIGAIRAGTEILLGRLGLSASDVQAVYLAGGFGNYIRRRHAQRVGLLPSAIPTARIRFCGNTSLFGAELALVSAEARRHAEELARMVQHVDLSADPDFRWKFAEAMIFPEQSLIHPEADRA; encoded by the coding sequence ATGTCAGAACAGCGCGTTGAACTGGCTATTCAGCCTCTCGATAAAACCGCGTCGGTAACGCCGGGGACCCCATTTCTCGAAATCGCACGGCAGCTTGGCGTCCCGCTGAACCTCCCCTGCGGCGGAGAGGGCCATTGTGGCAAATGCCGGATTCGCGTCGTCCACGGAACCGCCCCCACAACTCAAGCCGACCTGCGACACCTAAGTCCGGAAGAGATCGCGGAAGGACATCGGCTGGCCTGTCAGCTTGTCGTCACATCCCCGCTGGTGGTGATCATCCCGCCTGAGGCGCTGGCCACCGGCCACCATCAAATCCTCACTTCGAGGGGAGAACTCCGCCTGCGCAAGGGGACGCCACCATTTTACAAACACCTCATCACACGACTTGACACCTCCGAAGCGCGATCGCTTGTGGACAGGATACATCGCCAGACCGGCGCGCAGCCTCTCACGTTCAGCGCCATCGCCGAACTCGCCCGGTACGCTCACACAGAACACACGCTCACCGCTTTGGTTGCCGAAAAAAGCATCGTGGGATTTGAACCGGGCGATACGCGAGAAAGAAACTTCGGTCTGGCCTTTGATTTGGGCACCACAACCCTGGTGGCTTCGCTTGTGGATGTTAACGCTGCCACGCCGATTGCGGTGGCCGCGCGGCTTAACCCCCAGACTCAGTTCGGCGACGATGTGATTTCCCGGATTCAGTTCGCGTGTGAAAGACCCGACGGGCTGCAACAACTTCAGCACGCGGTTTGCCAGGCTTTAAACGATCTTGCCCAAACTGTTATTCGGGACGCGGGGATTTCCCGGAATGAAATCTACCAGGCGGCCTGCGCAGGCAACACCACGATGCAGCATCTTCTGTGCGGATTCCATCCTTTCAGTTTGGGTCGGTATCCGTTCACCCCGGTTACTCTGGGATCCGTCTCCTGCCAGGCCAGGGACATCGGCTTGGAGCTGCATCCGGAGTGTCACCTCTATGTGTTTCCGGCCATCGGCGGTTTTGTGGGTGGTGACACGGTGGCTGGCGTTCTTACCAGCGGACTGCTGGAGGGGGAGACACCGGCACTGCTTGTCGATCTGGGGACCAATGGCGAGATCGTCGTCTACGATGGCCAGAACCTCCACGCCGCCGCCACTGCGGCCGGTCCAGCCTTTGAAGGGGCCAAGATCAGTTCCGGCATGCGTGCCACCCAGGGCGCCATCGAACACGTATGGCGCGATGAGGGGGGCGAGTTGCGTTACCGGGTGATTGGAAATCAGCGGCCCACAGGCATGTGTGGATCGGCTCTGCTCGACCTGCTCGCGATCCTTCTCGACGCCGGCATCATCGACCCGCAAGGAAGGCTGACGGGATGCAACGCCCGCCCTGAGATCGCGGGATCGCTTGGTTGCGGACCGCTTTGTGAGCGGATCGTTGTGCACGAGGGGCGTCCGGCTTTTCTTGTGGTGCCAGGAGAAGAAACGTCCTCCGGGCAGCCGATTCTCCTCACACAGCAGGACGTGCGTCAGCTCCAGCTCGCCATCGGGGCAATACGGGCGGGAACGGAAATACTGCTGGGGCGATTAGGGCTGTCTGCCTCGGACGTGCAGGCGGTCTATTTGGCGGGCGGGTTTGGCAACTACATTCGTCGGCGTCACGCCCAAAGGGTGGGCCTGCTTCCCTCAGCCATTCCCACGGCTCGCATTCGATTCTGCGGCAATACGTCCCTGTTTGGGGCCGAACTTGCGCTCGTGTCCGCCGAGGCCCGGCGCCATGCCGAAGAGCTTGCCCGGATGGTCCAGCATGTCGATCTGTCGGCGGACCCCGATTTTCGATGGAAATTCGCCGAAGCAATGATCTTCCCCGAGCAAAGCCTCATCCACCCCGAAGCTGACCGGGCGTGA
- a CDS encoding HesB/IscA family protein → MAVSLTPVAASEIKRIIEEQKLDSNTVLRMAIGGGGCSGLQYSLGFDTEYDPKLDFRYESNGISLVTRKKYALHLDGTIIDFVDSPMGRGFVINNPNYPRGGGCPGCGGH, encoded by the coding sequence ATGGCAGTGAGTCTGACCCCAGTAGCGGCATCAGAGATTAAACGCATCATTGAAGAGCAGAAACTCGATTCCAATACTGTTCTGCGGATGGCGATCGGCGGGGGCGGATGCTCTGGGTTGCAGTATTCCCTTGGTTTTGATACGGAATACGATCCCAAGCTGGATTTTCGTTACGAATCGAACGGCATTTCCCTGGTTACCCGCAAGAAATACGCTCTTCACCTGGACGGCACAATTATCGATTTTGTGGACAGCCCGATGGGCCGCGGCTTCGTGATCAACAACCCCAATTATCCCCGTGGCGGTGGTTGCCCGGGCTGCGGCGGTCACTGA
- the thiL gene encoding thiamine-phosphate kinase: MEFELINFFRQRIPKYPCVRVGIGDDAAVIDLDIQQCVITTDVLMDGVDFISSQTSPEQIGRKALAVNLSDLAAMAASPKACVVGLVLPQKGGMELAKRLYEGLLPLARDFQIAVAGGDTNSWDGPLVISVTALGLPPPGGVLSRSGARPGDRIIVTGDFGGSILGKHLTFTPRVWEAIFLYRSYEVHAGIDVSDGLALDLWRVTQESGCGAVVHADSVPISEAACRIVKLEKGKQKPLDRALYDGEDFELILAVPPAEAERMLRDQPLSVKLTDIGEFVAEKGLWLEKGKKRTALPPKGYEHKFT; the protein is encoded by the coding sequence ATGGAATTCGAGCTGATTAACTTTTTCCGTCAACGGATACCCAAATATCCCTGCGTCCGCGTCGGAATCGGGGATGACGCCGCGGTGATCGACCTTGACATCCAGCAATGCGTCATCACGACGGACGTTCTCATGGACGGGGTGGATTTCATCAGCAGTCAGACCTCGCCGGAGCAAATCGGGCGGAAGGCCCTTGCCGTCAACCTCAGTGATCTCGCCGCTATGGCGGCTTCTCCGAAGGCTTGCGTGGTGGGGCTCGTTCTGCCGCAAAAGGGCGGAATGGAACTGGCGAAGCGACTTTATGAGGGCCTGCTCCCGCTCGCCCGCGACTTTCAAATCGCAGTGGCGGGGGGAGACACAAACAGTTGGGATGGTCCCTTGGTCATCAGTGTCACGGCTCTGGGCCTACCGCCGCCTGGCGGCGTGCTCTCCCGGAGCGGGGCCCGGCCGGGAGACCGCATCATCGTCACGGGCGATTTTGGGGGATCCATACTGGGCAAACATCTGACCTTCACCCCCCGAGTCTGGGAAGCTATTTTCCTGTATCGCTCATATGAGGTCCACGCGGGGATTGACGTCAGTGATGGTCTGGCCCTCGATCTGTGGCGGGTGACCCAGGAAAGCGGGTGTGGGGCCGTTGTTCACGCCGATAGCGTGCCCATATCGGAAGCTGCCTGCCGAATAGTCAAGCTGGAAAAAGGCAAGCAGAAACCGCTTGATCGTGCACTCTACGACGGGGAGGACTTCGAGCTGATCCTGGCCGTCCCGCCTGCCGAGGCGGAACGCATGCTCAGGGATCAGCCCCTTTCCGTTAAACTCACGGACATTGGCGAGTTTGTTGCGGAGAAAGGGCTCTGGTTGGAAAAAGGGAAAAAACGAACAGCTCTTCCGCCCAAGGGCTATGAGCACAAATTCACCTGA